The Falco naumanni isolate bFalNau1 chromosome 1, bFalNau1.pat, whole genome shotgun sequence genome window below encodes:
- the NPFFR2 gene encoding neuropeptide FF receptor 2, which yields MSKKMDSNSSFYWPHMLSYNGTYKYLYLEGNVSYVDFYLHQPPVAAVFIISYLLIFLLCMVGNGVVCFIVLRSKHMRTVTNLFILNLAVSDLLVGIFCMPTTLLDNIIAGWPFGSLVCKMSGMVQGISVSASVFTLVAIAVDRFRCIVYPFKQKLTISTAVTIIAVIWILAIAIMCPSAVTLQVQEEKHFRVIIGYSNETRPVYWCREDWPNPGMRKIYTTVLFANIYLAPLSLIVIMYARISIALFNTAMPVVGKHSQELRHSVSKKKQKVIKMLIIVALLFTLSWLPLWTLMMLSDYANLSDIQLQIINIYIYPFAHWLAFFNSSVNPIIYGFFNENFRRGFQAVFKLQLCSREIVHREVPSQRGQSNAILPAANYQTPQDHACQNAKGEGKTVKKGNWVNNQQDLIMEDLEEPCSDRIK from the exons ATGAGTAAGAAAATGGACTCAAATTCTTCATTCTATTGGCCTCACATGCTGAGTTATAATGGGACGTACAAATACCTCTACTTAGAAGGCAATGTCTCCTATGTGGACTTCTACCTTCATCAGCCTCCAGTGGCAGCTGTTTTCATCATCTCTTACCTCCTAatcttcctgctctgcatggTTGGCAACGGAGTGGTTTGCTTTATTGTCCTGAGGAGCAAACATATGCGTACAGTCACAAACCTTTTCATCTTAAACCTGGCTGTCAGCGATTTACTGGTGGGAATCTTCTGCATGCCCACCACCCTCCTGGACAACATCATTGCAG GATGGCCATTTGGGAGCCTGGTTTGCAAGATGAGTGGAATGGTCCAAGGAATCTCTGTTTCTGCCTCTGTCTTCACTCTAGTTGCTATCGCCGTAGACAG GTTTCGATGCATTGTTTATCCATTTAAGCAGAAGCTGACCATTTCAACTGCAGTCACCATTATAGCGGTCATCTGGATTCTGGCCATTGCAATCATGTGTCCTTCCGCAGTCACGCTGCAGGTAcaagaagagaaacatttcaGGGTGATCATTGGCTACAGCAACGAAACCCGCCCTGTATACTGGTGCCGGGAGGACTGGCCTAACCCGGGAATGAGAAAGATCTATACGACAGTTCTGTTTGCCAACATCTATCTGGCTCCCCTGTCGCTCATTGTTATCATGTATGCTAGGATTAGCATTGCTCTCTTCAACACAGCGATGCCCGTGGTGGGAAAACACAGCCAGGAACTGCGGCACAGTGTGtccaagaagaaacaaaaagtcatCAAAATGCTCATTATTGTGGCTTTGCTTTTCACCCTGTCCTGGCTTCCCTTGTGGACTCTGATGATGCTTTCAGACTATGCCAACCTTTCAGATATCCAGTTGCAGATCATCAACATTTACATCTATCCCTTTGCTCACTGGCTGGCCTTTTTCAACAGCAGCGTCAACCCCATCATCTACggtttctttaatgaaaattttcGCCGAGGCTTTCAGGCAGTCTTTAAacttcagctctgctccaggGAGATTGTTCACAGGGAGGTCCCTTCCCAGCGAGGCCAAAGCAATGCCATTTTGCCAGCTGCCAACTACCAGACACCCCAGGATCACGCCTGTCAAAATGCTaagggagaggggaagacaGTTAAGAAAGGAAATTGGGTGAATAACCAGCAGGATTTGATAATGGAGGATCTAGAAGAGCCCTGCAGTGATAGGATTAAGTGA